The Taeniopygia guttata chromosome 1A, bTaeGut7.mat, whole genome shotgun sequence DNA window CAACATGCCTCCACACTGCCAAACCCTAAAGGATAATTCTAAGTTCTCCCCTCCCCAAACATCCATTCCTGTATCATAGGTTCCCAGGTACTCAAAATACTTCTTGCTGACAGCAAACAAGCCACCAGCCATAGTTGGGGATCTGATTGGGTCAGTTTCTGACTTGCGCCTGAGACGTTCATGTTtaggcactgagtgccactggaaCGTCAGCCGCCAGTCAAACCCCCCAATCATGGGCTCTGCTGTTTGCATGTAGTATTCAAATGTTTTCCAGTCAATGGTGTCAATGACAGGACAAACAATAACAGTCTCATTCTCAGCAATCCTCTCAAGCAGTGGTTCCAGCCAGCCAGAAACACATTCACAGTGACAATCTAGGAATGTGAGAACATCACCGGTAGCAAAGGTAGCGCCAATCAAGCGTGCACGAACCAAACCTTCTCGTTTGTTGGTTCTTATCAAGCGAACTCTTTTCAGACTGCTTATATATTTTTCAAGTTCAGCCTTCAAATACACTTTATCGCTCAGGTCATCCACCAGTATAATTTCTTTCAGAAGCACCGAAGATGATGTTTCAAGAACACTATGTATCGTCCGCAGCAGTGTTGACCAGGCTTCATTGTAGAAAGCAATTATAACAGATGTTGTGGGCAGTCTTCTATAGTTGTAAGATTTAGCTTTACAACCACTCAGTCTATTATCTTCAATGTGCCGGTGGAGGGAAATTTTATcacttaaataaatatttattgcatACTTCTCAATCAGCTCTTCTTCCTGTTTCTGTTCCTCAGGACTCAGCTGGGGGCGAGAGGGTTTACCCCATTCTCCTGGAGCATAAGGATCAGGTGGGGGTTTGTCATAAACTGGACGAGCCAAATCGACACCTTTTTCTGCTCCATCAGAAAAGCGCCTCTCCCATTTCCCTTTAGTGATGCTCTTGCCGGTGAGGGAGGTACCGAAGGAAGAGACCGACAGCTCGACCACAAAGTAAGCGATCATTAAGAAGCCGAGGAACACGCAGCTTTTGCGGATCCACGTCCATCTTCTCGCCAGACGAATCCTCATCTTAGATAGTTAAAAGTAGCTCCTCAGCAGAGAGGGGTCCGCGAACTCCTGCCGGCTCTCCCCGCGCCCCCGGGAAGGATGGGGCTGCAGGCACTCCCAGCCTCGGGATCGGGACGCCGGCAGAGTTTGCAGCCAGCCCTCCGTGGTGGGCCCGGTAGATTCCAGGGGGACCGCGGGGGAGAGGGGCAGCAGCGGAGGCACGGAGCACCCCTGCCCCTCCGGCCTCGGCGCTCCCCTCACTtacttcctcctcctcctcctctctctccgCGGGACAAACCCCTCCTCCAGCCTTGTGGTTTGCTCAAAAAGTTGTCGCTTAAGGAAGGGGAAGAGTCTCCTTAGCCCGCCCGAAGGCGCGGGAGCCTGCCCCGCCTCCGCGCCCGGACCTGTGCCCGGAACCGCCCGGCGGCTCCGGGGAGGGAAAGTGGGAGGAGGGAGCGGACTGCCCCGCCCGGAAAGCAAACGGCGCCCGGCCCCGCACTCACCCATCCCTGCCGCGCTCGCGTTGAAGGCGACGCCCGTCACCGCCGCCGTGTGGCCGCGGAAAGGCCGGATCAGGACGGGGTCCTCCTGGGGAGAGGGTGCGCACCGTCAGGCtgcgggcgggggcggccgcgCTGGCCCTCCCCCGCCCCTGGCGGCTGCTAACGCCCCGCGCGCGGCGGGAGCCGCCGCTGCCGGCGTCCGGAGCGTTCCCAcaggcggcggccgcggccgggcAGCCCCCGGCACCAGGAGATGCCCGCCGGCCGCGGCTCGCCTGCCCGCCGTCCTGGCTGCCGCAGCCGTCGCCGGGGGCCGGGGCCGAGCCCTTACCAGCGGGGAGGCCATGGGCGGAGCGGGGGGGAGCGGCCCGTGAGAGCCCCGCGCTCCGGGCGCGGCCTGCCGAGCACCGGATTCATCCGCCGCGCCAAGAGCGCGGAGCCCCGTCCGCCCATGCGCGGCCGCgctgcgcggggcggggccgcacCGCGGGCCGGTGCGCGGGGCGCCCTTAAAGCCGCAGCGCCCCGCCTGCCCCGCTCCGGAGGCTGTAGCGGGGCGGCTCCCGCGGCCGGGACGCGAAAGTTAAACCCTCCGAGTCTGCCTGGTGGTCGGGACACGGTGCCCTAGGGGTTGCGGGGGGCTGAGCTCTCAGTGTGGGGCACGGTTCGGCGGAGCCGCAGACATTGGTAGAATGCTCGGCTAGCGGAAAGTCTGGCCCATGTTACCTCGATTTTATGACTTACAAATTCATGCAGGGCAGCTGTGATTAAAACCTCAGACTGTTTTTATATTAAACTAACTTAGGTAGTTTGGCCTCTtgtgttctttttcttcagttgtTTCCTATTTTGGTCGGACTCTCTAGGTTTCTAAATTGACACTCACATCTGTATCATACAGAGTGCTCTTTTAACAGACCTTTAATGCTCTAACAAACTGCACCTACcttaaacaaaaattaagaaagcCTATTGCTGCAATAACACCAAACTGTTGGTGTTAGTAGTGCTGTGAATGTTTATGCAGCTTCATGGAAAGCTAGACGAGGGAACCAACCTGGCCGGAAAAGTACCGCTCCCACAGCTTCGCCAGTAAAAAGAGGGTTGACAGCAATTACCAGCAAGAATGGCTGTGATGTCAAACCTGTCATTCGATACATGAGTGTTCCTGAAGAAGTAACTTATACTGCAATTACCcttcctttctgttttaaatCCAATCTGCCTTTTACTAGTTGTTCTGACATTAAATTTTTACATCTACAGAATCAGGTCAGTAATTAGGCCAGCATATAGGAATTGTCACTTATAGGACAGTTCCAAATAAATTGTGTTTAACCATGAAAGacacaattaaaataataactttGGAAGTGGTGAAAAAAAGTGGGATTATCTCAAATATATAAGGCAGTTTGATGAAAATCTACTAGCAGTCCTTACACTGAGATTATGTAGGCTGATAATTTCCTGTTTTGACTTCACAATATGAACCCTTTTCAAAAATATAAGTGGTGGGACAAGACACATTGACTTTAACTTGGACCTAGC harbors:
- the GALNT4 gene encoding polypeptide N-acetylgalactosaminyltransferase 4; the encoded protein is MRIRLARRWTWIRKSCVFLGFLMIAYFVVELSVSSFGTSLTGKSITKGKWERRFSDGAEKGVDLARPVYDKPPPDPYAPGEWGKPSRPQLSPEEQKQEEELIEKYAINIYLSDKISLHRHIEDNRLSGCKAKSYNYRRLPTTSVIIAFYNEAWSTLLRTIHSVLETSSSVLLKEIILVDDLSDKVYLKAELEKYISSLKRVRLIRTNKREGLVRARLIGATFATGDVLTFLDCHCECVSGWLEPLLERIAENETVIVCPVIDTIDWKTFEYYMQTAEPMIGGFDWRLTFQWHSVPKHERLRRKSETDPIRSPTMAGGLFAVSKKYFEYLGTYDTGMDVWGGENLELSFRVWQCGGMLEIHPCSHVGHVFPKRAPYARPNFLQNTARAAEVWMDEFKDHFYNRNPSARKENYGDISERKILRERLKCKSFQWYLKNVFAELHVPEDRPGWHGAIRSTGIPSECLDYVLQEHNPTGSHLSLFGCHGQGGNQFFEYTSNQEIRFNSVTELCAEVPEREDFIGMRSCPKDGSPVPEIIIWHFKEDGTIYHPHSGKCLTAYRTTEGHADVQMRTCNAGDKNQIWKFEK